A genomic region of Nostoc sp. UHCC 0702 contains the following coding sequences:
- a CDS encoding GNAT family N-acetyltransferase, producing the protein MKNFDETETIYVRELGIDDIAPVYHLGEELFTSDSYPYLYRTWDEWEVIGLYNTDPEYCLVAETDTGLAGFILGTIITKASWTYGYILWLAVSPKFQRQGVADKLVDKVVARMIEDGARFMLVDTDPANTPAIKFFNRKGFGNVRQHVFLSMNLSKHEYYGRLIDYEHQKAERAGYRRSRPPIRARKPDNVANELILNPLINEFDTSEENS; encoded by the coding sequence ATGAAAAACTTCGATGAAACTGAGACTATTTATGTCCGCGAGTTAGGAATAGATGACATTGCTCCTGTTTACCATTTAGGAGAAGAGTTATTTACTAGCGATTCATATCCTTATTTATATCGTACATGGGACGAATGGGAGGTAATTGGACTTTATAATACAGATCCAGAATATTGCCTGGTTGCCGAAACAGATACAGGTCTAGCAGGATTCATTTTAGGTACTATTATCACCAAAGCATCTTGGACTTATGGATATATTTTGTGGTTAGCAGTGAGTCCCAAGTTTCAGCGTCAGGGTGTAGCAGATAAGCTAGTTGATAAAGTCGTTGCTCGCATGATTGAAGATGGGGCGCGGTTCATGTTGGTAGATACTGACCCTGCAAATACCCCAGCAATCAAGTTTTTTAATCGCAAAGGTTTTGGTAATGTCCGCCAACATGTATTCTTGTCAATGAATTTAAGCAAGCACGAATATTATGGCAGATTAATTGATTATGAACACCAAAAAGCTGAAAGAGCAGGTTATAGGCGATCGCGTCCTCCAATTCGCGCCCGCAAGCCTGATAACGTAGCTAATGAGCTAATTTTAAATCCCTTGATAAATGAATTTGACACAAGTGAAGAAAATAGTTAG
- a CDS encoding transposase translates to MLNLTYTYRLKLNQQQFQTYDAWLETSRRVWNFALAQRKDWYNSRSCRIDACSIKSEYIIKAEAPRPTFASQCKALTQARKTNLDLNAGHSQMLQQVLRRLEKAFIGMWESGRGFPRFKKQGRMRSMLFPQLGVNPIQGNRVKLPGIGWVKMQLSRPIPDGFVAKQAQVVNKASGWYVMLTLQSDVDVPSFAPHGYPVGVDLGLKNFLATSSGEQIPRPKFFVDLQRQMKLLQQRASHKRLGSNNWRKAQQRVSRLHEHIHNTRKDFHFKLAHHLCDQGGMIFAEDLSFKAWAKGMFSKHTLDAGFGEFLSILQWVCWKRGVYFALVNPDGTSQTCPNCNHHTGKKELSERVHRCNECGFETDRDVAAAIVVMQRGLRAVGHTVSQP, encoded by the coding sequence ATGCTAAACCTAACTTATACCTATCGCCTAAAACTAAATCAGCAACAGTTCCAGACCTACGATGCATGGTTAGAAACATCTCGCAGGGTTTGGAATTTTGCGTTAGCGCAGAGGAAAGATTGGTATAACTCTAGGTCATGCAGAATCGATGCTTGCAGTATAAAAAGCGAGTACATCATTAAGGCTGAAGCACCTCGACCAACATTTGCATCTCAATGTAAAGCTTTAACACAAGCTAGAAAAACTAATCTTGATCTGAATGCAGGGCATTCTCAGATGTTGCAGCAGGTATTAAGGCGATTAGAGAAAGCATTTATTGGGATGTGGGAATCTGGAAGAGGTTTCCCCAGGTTTAAGAAACAGGGCAGAATGCGTTCAATGCTATTTCCTCAATTGGGTGTTAATCCAATTCAAGGTAACAGAGTTAAGCTTCCTGGTATTGGTTGGGTGAAAATGCAATTATCCCGACCTATCCCAGATGGTTTTGTAGCAAAGCAAGCCCAAGTGGTGAACAAAGCTTCTGGGTGGTATGTGATGCTCACACTGCAATCTGATGTCGATGTTCCAAGTTTTGCGCCTCATGGCTATCCAGTTGGTGTTGACTTGGGGTTAAAAAATTTCTTGGCCACATCTAGTGGTGAACAAATCCCTAGACCCAAATTTTTTGTGGATCTCCAACGCCAGATGAAATTGCTGCAACAAAGAGCTAGCCACAAGAGATTAGGGTCAAATAACTGGCGAAAAGCTCAACAGAGAGTATCTAGATTACATGAACACATTCACAATACCCGCAAGGATTTTCATTTCAAATTGGCACATCACTTATGTGACCAAGGTGGAATGATATTTGCAGAAGATTTGAGTTTCAAAGCTTGGGCGAAAGGGATGTTTTCAAAACATACCTTAGACGCTGGCTTTGGTGAATTTCTTTCTATCTTGCAATGGGTTTGTTGGAAACGAGGGGTATATTTTGCTTTAGTTAATCCTGATGGTACTAGTCAAACCTGCCCCAACTGCAACCACCATACAGGTAAGAAAGAATTATCTGAGCGGGTGCATCGCTGTAATGAATGTGGATTTGAAACTGATAGAGATGTTGCTGCTGCCATAGTGGTGATGCAACGTGGACTAAGAGCCGTAGGGCATACGGTGAGTCAGCCCTGA
- a CDS encoding amylo-alpha-1,6-glucosidase, which translates to MTDLDTREWLLTNGLGSFASGTVSDVRTRTYHGWLFAATNPPYGRTLLISHLEASLEVSGEVVALGTNFWHSGKIEPTGYKLLRSFDLNPVPKWVWSEDHWQLSRQLVMPYGLGTGDSILGTRDWENTFTQSPVPNTQSPVPNPQSPVLNTHSQFCHRLLIQYRYDGTDIGILRLRLLIGDRDFHQQQAASPGLQFSQLLGEKQLCLQAIISRRFGTPWHLRWTQGEYQPDAVWYWNYQLPEETQRGLGDYEDLYSPGYLTVTLRPGDAVTLAAQMGFPDPRQSALTSETFAEAVEAEQERLFQIFGWCEGGSKGAREQGSRGASLYPMPHTRCPMTPLPSSRETRPRGWLPNAQSLIWQQLLKAGDQFIVYRASITGPTVIAGYHWFNDWGRDTLISLPGLTLVPQRFDLAKGLLQTFGRYCSQGLIPNAFPEGDDEPFYNSIDVALWWIETLGLYLEATKDWQFLAEQFPVVQQIYKAFVGGTRFNIQVDATDGLVGWDALGVALTWMDAVVGGQPITPRRGKPVEINALWYSALCWMSQWAEKLSELKLGDTVRLAKQGRRYAQQAQQVTVSLQKFWNPQLSYFYDTIEPDDRRNSQIRPNAVLALSLHHCGFPQQQGRLILDLAVERLLTPYGLRSLERNDPEYLGKYIGNLQERDRAYHQGTVWCWLIGPFIRAWQRFYPNQPLPFDWQPLLDHLLSDGCLGSISEIFDGDPPHVPRGAVAQAWSVAEVMRHIHQWGVGSGEF; encoded by the coding sequence ATGACTGATTTAGATACAAGAGAATGGTTACTCACCAATGGCTTAGGAAGTTTTGCCAGTGGTACCGTTTCTGATGTTCGCACCCGCACTTATCACGGTTGGCTGTTTGCTGCTACAAATCCGCCTTATGGGCGCACTCTGCTGATTTCGCATTTAGAAGCAAGCTTGGAAGTATCAGGTGAAGTTGTAGCCCTGGGGACTAATTTCTGGCATAGCGGTAAGATTGAGCCGACAGGCTACAAACTGCTGCGTTCTTTTGATTTAAACCCCGTGCCTAAATGGGTTTGGAGTGAAGATCACTGGCAATTGAGTAGACAGTTGGTTATGCCTTATGGTTTGGGGACTGGGGACTCGATACTAGGGACTAGGGACTGGGAAAATACTTTTACCCAATCCCCAGTACCTAATACCCAATCCCCAGTACCCAATCCCCAATCCCCAGTACTCAATACCCACTCCCAATTTTGCCATCGCCTTTTGATTCAGTATCGCTATGATGGGACAGATATAGGTATTTTAAGACTGCGACTGTTGATAGGCGATCGCGATTTTCATCAGCAGCAAGCTGCAAGTCCTGGTTTACAGTTTTCGCAATTGCTCGGTGAAAAGCAACTCTGCCTGCAAGCAATCATCTCTAGACGCTTTGGCACACCTTGGCACTTGCGTTGGACACAAGGAGAATATCAACCAGACGCAGTTTGGTACTGGAATTATCAGTTACCAGAAGAGACGCAGCGGGGATTAGGCGATTATGAAGACCTCTACAGCCCTGGTTATTTAACAGTCACTCTCCGGCCAGGAGATGCAGTCACTTTAGCAGCCCAGATGGGTTTTCCTGACCCACGGCAAAGTGCCCTTACCAGTGAAACTTTTGCAGAAGCTGTAGAGGCAGAGCAAGAAAGGCTTTTCCAGATTTTTGGATGGTGTGAAGGGGGGAGCAAGGGAGCAAGGGAGCAAGGGAGCAGGGGAGCAAGTCTATACCCAATGCCCCATACCCGATGTCCAATGACGCCACTCCCCTCAAGTCGGGAAACCCGCCCACGGGGGTGGCTCCCCAATGCCCAATCTTTAATATGGCAGCAACTATTAAAAGCTGGCGATCAATTTATCGTTTATCGAGCCTCAATTACTGGCCCTACGGTCATTGCTGGTTATCACTGGTTCAATGACTGGGGACGTGATACGTTAATTTCCTTACCCGGTTTAACGTTAGTACCGCAGCGCTTTGACTTGGCAAAAGGATTGTTGCAAACTTTTGGGCGTTACTGTTCTCAAGGTTTGATTCCTAATGCCTTTCCTGAGGGTGATGACGAACCATTTTACAATAGTATTGATGTGGCACTGTGGTGGATTGAAACTTTAGGGCTTTATTTGGAAGCTACTAAGGATTGGCAATTTTTGGCAGAGCAATTTCCAGTTGTGCAGCAAATCTACAAAGCATTTGTTGGTGGTACACGTTTCAATATCCAAGTTGATGCGACTGATGGGTTAGTCGGTTGGGATGCTCTGGGTGTAGCGCTCACTTGGATGGATGCAGTGGTTGGAGGACAGCCCATTACACCCCGACGCGGTAAGCCTGTGGAAATCAATGCACTGTGGTATTCTGCTTTATGTTGGATGAGCCAGTGGGCAGAAAAATTGAGTGAACTAAAATTAGGCGACACGGTACGTCTAGCAAAGCAGGGACGGCGTTACGCTCAGCAAGCACAACAGGTTACAGTCTCACTGCAAAAGTTTTGGAATCCACAGTTGAGCTATTTTTATGACACTATTGAACCAGACGATCGCCGTAATTCTCAAATTCGCCCTAATGCTGTTTTAGCACTGTCATTGCACCATTGCGGATTTCCCCAACAGCAGGGGCGTTTGATACTCGATTTGGCAGTTGAGCGTTTGCTGACTCCCTATGGTCTTCGCAGTCTTGAGAGAAATGACCCCGAATATTTGGGGAAATACATCGGCAATTTACAGGAGCGCGATCGCGCTTATCATCAGGGTACTGTTTGGTGTTGGCTGATTGGCCCTTTTATCCGCGCTTGGCAGCGTTTTTACCCAAACCAGCCACTGCCTTTTGATTGGCAACCACTTTTAGATCACCTTCTATCCGATGGCTGTCTTGGCTCTATTTCAGAAATTTTTGACGGCGACCCACCCCATGTGCCTAGAGGCGCCGTTGCCCAAGCTTGGTCTGTAGCTGAAGTCATGCGCCACATCCATCAGTGGGGAGTAGGGAGTGGGGAGTTTTGA